The sequence below is a genomic window from Coffea arabica cultivar ET-39 chromosome 4c, Coffea Arabica ET-39 HiFi, whole genome shotgun sequence.
ATCTACTAATAGTAGTGTCTTAGGTCTTAGTAAtattcaaaaaacaaaatgagtatGTTCAACGAAATGGACTGGACACCACAAGAAAAAAAACGTTTGATTATCTCTTCAAGCAGTTTGAAAGTTTGGTGACCCAATTAATGCAATTGTTGGACTAAGAATGAAACGAGATAACATGAGTACGTTCTAtcacttcttttttctttttctttttttttttttaaagtgggAGGTCTTAAATCAAAGACCTCCTACTTACTtataatctcttttatttatCGTTTAATCCAATCCTCCCGATGGTTCATTACTTATATAATTTCAAGTTATTAACGagaaaatttataatttccATTTAGACATTTCATTATAACTCGTCTACAGGCTAAGTGAATGTGTATTAATTTTTCGGTAGCATGACATGGAATTGTGGAAGATGCCTGTGGGATGGCATTTGGCCTTTCTTTGGTCAAAATAAAAGTCCTATTGCTCAATAATTTGAGTTAGTTTCTGTCGCTGGAAGTATCATTgagggataatatcagaaacctcccatgaggtttctcttaatatcacttaGTATGCCTAAGGTTTTAAAAATAATCACTTACCTCCCTCacttttgttatttgtgtaacaaattttttaaaaatcctaaactaccctTTTGCTCATCTTACTAGATAAAATACTCCTAAACCATTTTGtttactccaaaaaaaaaaaaaatcacaacatAAAAAACAATATCTACTGGTACCACTGTAGCATAAAGCTATAatccataaaaatataaatttggaaaacaaaaaggatatTTATAAAGAAATACACTAGCACTAATTAAGTTCTATATAtccaaaataaatttcttatgaaccttattttttttccccaacCTCTTCTGACCGTGGTATAAACCTTTAAGTTGTACTAAATCATTATAAATAttcattcaaaataaacaaaaaatcatACCCGACTCTATTATCATAAAACAcaaaagataaacaaaattcaatttgtattagtatttacaaacaaaaaattgcttagtcatccaaaaaaaaactgAGTGAGAGAAAATGTTGGAGAAAGGTGAAAGAGAAGAAGgtgaattttgtttctttttctttaattttttgagACCATTATTTGATATGTGAATTATGTATCCGGCTACGTTTAATATAGTCATTGCGCAATTACGAACGAAGGTAagtgattttttaaaatttcagagGCGCTAAGTGATATTAGGAGAAACATTAGGGGAGGCTAATGTTTCTAATATGATCCCTATTATTGATGTTACTATAAgtgttttaccaaaaaaaaaaaatatttgctcaaatatttttgtttggataggagattatttggaataattattgtagcacttttttgtgatgtatgtgagataaataggtgattgaaaagataaaaagttgtattgaaaattgtgtttaataaaaaatttggaggcaaataataaaatttaatgaCTATCCAAATGCACTTATTACTTTTCTTGATTGTGTAAGGAAACAAAATTGACGGGACGAAGGGAGTCTGTCCTAATTAAATCTGATTGGGACTTGTGTGACCATTGACCAAATTGTAGGAACATCATCATTCATATTAAGGGCGTTGATGATATCAGGCATGCTATCATAAGGCAACGTTCTCCGCATGTGGGTTTAAGGGGTCTTATCTTAAGAAGCTAGCATGGCCCCAGTCTCTGTTTACTCCATGTGTGTGGAAATGGCAACTCCCATTTGGCCCGCAGAAGCTTCTGTAGAAAGCGAAAGAATTTTGATCAGACTTGTTTTCCAATTTCTTAAAACCACCGTGGGATCGACAACAGGAAGCGACGAACGAAAAAAGAGGGAAGCTCTAGAAATGGTAAAGAAGTACATTTGGATAAGCTCTTTGAGGTGTTCCATGTTACGGATTCAAACTCGTACGTCTGTATTCTATACCATATTTGTTCTATGTTCGTTGCATGGCATATTTTGACTGTGCATGCAGTAGACTACCACTTTTAAAGTTCTCTGGTTTAGTTATAGGAAATTGCCTCGAGAATTATCCGTACGATTAGACGGTTAAAAACATGATGATACCataagcgagagagagagatgcgGTTATTCCTAAAGCCTGTGCAGGAAGAAGCGATCGAATATTTGGCCAGTCTTGATTTGGTCTATTACAATAAACAGCGGCTCTAAGTTGAAAATCACAAAATCTTGTCAAGAAGTGATTCTTTCAGGATTCGGTCAGGGTATTCAAATCCACTTGCAcaggaagaggaagaggaggaggagaaaatTAGTcggttctctttttctttttagggtcaaagagaaaaattcctggcatataaaaatgaaatgtgagGAAGGAGTAGGTGATTTTGTTGGGATGCAATCATGCAACAATAGGTACGTGGGGAAAGCGTGTCAAATTTGAGTTTCTCAGCATTAAAGTTAATGCAGTGGGAATTTTATAACTTCTGAATTCAAGACCACAAATGAGATTACACCACTGAATTTGCTTGCCCGATTGACCGGTACCACTTAGCAGCCAATTTGATTTGAGTCCACAAAGACTTGGGGCGCGGGGGGGGAGGCAATTTGTCGTTTTGCGTTCTTCAAATTCACCGGTGGCCATTTCTCATGTCTTATCCGGACGAAGACATGGAAGAGCCAAAGACCCTGGAGAGTTTACCAATAAATGCTCGATGGAAATTCTGGACGCCCTTTGTTTTTCTTCCAAAGTGGCTCACTCCGTGGGAATCCTGAAAGCTGGATTCTGCCTAATTCTAGAATGCTAGCACTGTATGTTACGGGCTTTCACTGTCATAAATCACCCGTGTTTTGAATTTCGGGGCATCCATGGTTAAAAGGTAGAGATGCAATCGGGCCATGATTACTCTTAATTGGATCCCCCTCAGATTACGCTTAGTCGCTGACCTCCTCCTCAGTGTTTCTAATCAAATTGAGCGTGTGAGTTTCTCTCTCCTCTCctgacagaaaaaaaaaaaaaaaaaaaagaagataaactaGGCCGTGATTGCTAATCAAGTTTGAACcaacttttcttgaaatctcaacattaaccGCTACAGTAAACTTCGTCGgtggtgtacatatatatacatgtacgCTCTTGTTAAGGGCTTAATACTTAGGAGAGGAATACGATATACAATGAAGAGTCAGTAATGATCTGGAAAGGAACAAAATGAAGCTAATAGTCCACATTAGTCGCCAGATTTTGAGATGGATAAGGTTTTTGGTTGTTCtcgaaaacaaaaagaagcGATGACCATTTTTTCACGGGGTGAGTGAAAGGAGGACGgaattatatatttttagaTGCGGACGGAGGAGATGAATTTAATTCCACGTAGGAAGGAGGAATCTTCTACTACTCTGCCATATAGACATTGGCCCGCAGATTGAATATTCCACTCGCACTCAAAGGGTCTAAATTCAGGTGCTGCAATTTGCACTCACTAGCTACCACGGCTTAATTTTAATCCCCCTTTTAGTTAGTACAAAACAAAAACGAATGTTAAGAGTCCTAAGCACGTGCTAATCCCCACTTTTTGAATTCAATGCAATTTCTTCTCCTTTTGTCTAAACGCTACTACTATTTACTGCCAGTTCTTTTTGCTGCAATTAACTGGATATGGACATTACTGCCCAATTATCCAGTTCATGAATGTGGACAGAcgtggaaaattttttttgggtttcgaTTTGAAAGGTTCAATGAACGCACAAAATAGTGAAATACACGCACGCACAAGTGTGTGGTCATGGTCCATGGTGAAGTCTTGAGGTTGGCTAACTTTTTGACTTTGTCACATTCACTTGTAACTTGCAATTGCAGCTTTGCTTTGCTTTGCTTGCTGTCTATTTGGGTAAACTGTAAACTTGGCTTCTGCTTAATTGGTCCATTGTCGGCCCTGACCTCAGGACTATGACGTACCGCTCCAATGCCGTCCAAGGTTAACTTCGGGAGCCCCTTCGATTAGTCTTTAAGCTGGTTGGTTTATACTAATatatctctctctctacaagttTCCTGTACCATTTCTTAAAAGTTGACtttaaaaatgaaagaaaaagaatatgaaCCGCTAATATAATcgaggcttttttttttttgtaagattctttttttttttgaagtttttaggtaaaaaaaaaaaaaaaaaatcacagacTTAAAGTTCTATCTTAGCTTCTTGATTTACTGCCTTAGCCAAGATTTGCAAAAAGGAAAGCTTAAGTTTCAGATATTATTTTTCCGCGTGCGGAGTGTAAAGAAGACCGTGTCGGTTGCTAGGTGCTAACATAAATAACCTCCGAGCGTGTAAACTGCGTCGATTTTATCTTTCCTTCTGTTCTTCTTGTGTGGGGTTTCTCCGCAAGAGTCAAAGAGTAGGTGGTTTTACTTTTATGTGGCAACCAGCAATTAGAAACAGAGAGGACTGAGGAAGACAGCTGCCAGAGCCAAGAAATCGGTGGCCGGGAATCTTAATTATGACTGGCTAAACTGGTGGAAAAACCTTCTTCCAAGTCAGGTTTGCCATTATTACGTCTTTTCCGGGGGCTGCCCAGATTGCACAACTGTTAAATTAGAAAGGCCGGGCTGACCAGCAACAGCAATGGATAGCCCTTGTAAAACATTTCGAGGAGAGGAGAACTGAAAGCATAAATACCTACGGAGGAGTGGATATATGGTTGATTTTAATTGAAGGTTGCCAGCACGTATGAAAGTCGAATTGGTAATTTACTTACTTGAGATGCCCCAGGTTGCCACTGCCAGCCAACTTTGACACGTATTTGCAGTTCATTGCATTTGCTTGGCTTCTGATGATTTTCATTTCCTCTTTTCCACCCCACATTGCATGATGCATCCTCCAAACGTATGCACCAAAAAGAGAGGGAGCCAATGTACGTGAGTATGTTAAAGTTCCCAAACTTCAAACATGTGGGGAAAGCTGATTATAATTTGTACATGTAGGTTCATCAGGTAGCAATGACGCATTGCATGATGCAAAAGTTAGGCGAAAGCCGGAAATTGCTTCCAAGGATGATATTCAAGTGTTCCGAGTATTCTCTTCGATGTTGTTGCTGTTAAATTTAGGGTTCGAATCTCGAATCTAACCGTTAGACTTGGAAAGGGTATAAAGAAGAATGGAaggttacaaaaaaaaaaaaaaaaggaaaaagaaaagataggtgAATACTCAAACATATTGAATGAATTACTCAAACATAATGAATGAATTACAGAAGTCAACATACGGTCATGAtctgattttttcttttcttttctttttttttttttaaaaaaagtcaTACGATCGATCGGCCcatgatatattttttttccaataaaaaattaCTGCACCACATTCATTCATTATAAGGCAATTCTTGAAATTCAGACCAATTTAGCAATGaataaaacatatatatactttttttttaaatggtgGACATGAGGCGTTGACCTTCAAATTGAGGTCAACCTTTCGGTTATTCAGACATGAAAAGGTTGCATGTACGAGAAGTACTGATACGAGACTTTTGTTTGTAAACATAAGCAATAGCCGAATAAGACTAATTACATCTACATTCAAATATTACCCTTAGAAAATCAAATCCTGGACCAGCACGAATAGAAGAACTACCGTAGAAAACAATTGATTAgtctttcttcaattcctttcGCCCATCTTCCTCCCGACCTTCCTTCCTACAGGTCGTCGGCTTCCTCTCTTTGGTTGTATATATCCCCACTGTATCCTTTCTTGATTATCAACACACACACAACAGCACAAGTAAACTTCTCAGCAAATCTCTTTAGCCATCCCTTGCCTTAAGTTTCGACTCTGATCTCAAAAGCTTCTTTAAAGGAGAAGTAGCCTCTTCGGTCTTCTACAGTTCGTGTGGATTTGGCAAGCTATTTTAATCCTCTACAGTTTATATGGAGTATACTAGTTTGGTTGATACTTCACTGGATCTCAATATTAAACCTCTCCGGCTCTTGGATGATGGTCTGGTACGTCAAAGTCAATGCAATCATCAAACAAGATAGGATATCTTGGATGAGTGTCTTCTGTTATTTTTGGTTTTGAATTTTCCTTATCTAGTTGCTGATTCTTGATGTGATTTACTACTTCGATTTCAGAAGCAAGAAGTGCAAAGCAATTTAATTGGGGGAACAGCAGCTCCCGTCAACGAAGAGGTTggctctctctcttctccttcTACTCTTGTAATCCGagattttttagtttttttctttccccCCGGTTTCTTCAATTCAAcaaagattcttttttttttttctaacattTTCTTGACGAAAGCAAGAATTTGGCAAATAAACCTACAAATCCCCGAGCAACCTTCAAAAGCCAACAAAGATTCTTATAGTCCTACTCTTTTAAGTTTTTTGGAGCACGAACCGTACGATTTCTCGATATTTTATGTTAGGACCAAACCAAGTGTGATTAGGAAAGATCTAAATTTGAGCGCGGTCCTTCCATTATTTGCTTTCAGGCCGGTGCTTTGGTAGAGGAACTGAACCGAGTAAGCGCTGAAAACAAGAAGTTGACGGAGATGTTGACAGTACTTTGTGAGAACTATAATGCTTTGAGAAACCACTTAATGGATTATATGAGCAAGAATCCTGGAACTGACAACAACAATggatcaagaaaaagaaaatccgAAAGCACCACTACCAATAACAACAATGATACCATCATTGATGCTGCAACTAATGGGCCCTCAGAAAGTAGCTCGAGCGATGAAGCTTCATGCAAGAAACCAAGGGAAGAGCATATTAAAGCCAAGATTTCAAGAGTTTATGCCCGAACCGAGCCATCAGATACAAGCCTGGTAAGTCCATAATCCCTAGCACAGACTTCAAAACAAACTTCCATATTTCATGTGGGAAAAAGGTACTAATCAATAAGCCAATGGGAATCTGAAATGATTTCAAATAGTTGATCGTATGAGGTTGAAATATGATCTGGTCCCTTTTATACTGCGAATCTGAATGGCAAAATTTCTTTATTACAGATTGTAAAGGACGGATACCAGTGGAGGAAATATGGACAGAAAGTCACCAGAGATAACCCCTCTCCGAGAGCTTATTTCAAATGCTCATTTGCTCCTACCTGCCCCGTTAAGAAGAAGGTATGCTAAACTACTAGCCTGCGCTTTGCACAGGAAACTGCAAATTAACAGCTCATTATGCGATGCTATTAATTCAGCTTACAGATCAAACTAGTAGAAAAATCAGTTTTTGTTGGGGGAAACATGCGAGGCATGCAATTTTTATGTCTATTTATAAAAGTTCGAACAAGTCCGAAGaatgataattaaaaaaaaaaatacgctTAACATGGAACTAAATctaaaaattaaccaaaaacaAATTGTCTGCAGTCATTCCTACGATATCATCTTCTTGCAATAAACATTGAAGAGAAAGCATTCATTCCATTAATTTTGCCCAAGATAAGAGGTAGCTACTCTGTCATGCCGTGTTTTATGTGTGTTTCTGAAGTTATCTATAGTACTAGAGAGGCATTACTAAAGTAATCTTTGGCCTAAGATGAAAGATAGATAGTTTTTCTATCATGCCGTGTTTTAGTAGTGTTTCTGACAAAATCTACTACAGTTTTTTTTGTAGTATTGGAGTGGCATTACTAAACTATTTTCGTTGCATTTGATCAAACACAGGTCCAAAGAAGTGTGGAAGATCAATCTATTCTTGTAGCAACTTATGAGGGGGAGCACAATCACCCACATCCATCAAAAATGGATCAAACACCCCCGAACTCTACCCGATGTGTAACACTTGGTTCAGTCCCATGCTCAACATCTCTCAGCTCATCTGGACCAACAATTACCCTGGACCTTACCAAGCCTAAATCCCatgaagaaacaagaaattcaaGTACTCGCAAGGTTAATTCACCAGAAATTCAACAGTATATCATAGAACAAATGGCTTCTTCCTTGACCAAAGATCCGAGTTTCAAAGCAGCCCTTGCAGCCGCCATATCGGGAAAATTTCTCCAGCATAATCAGACAGAGAAGTGGTAAAGAAGGAAATAGTAGTGGAATCTAGTCAAGGGTTGTTGTCAATTTGCTTGTATTTGACTAGTTGAGGATCGAAGGgccaatttgatgtatatacCACATTAGAAAATTTGAAGTTGATAGTATGGTAGGCGAGCTTCATCCTtcggacaaaaaaaaatatgatggGTTAAAGGGGAAGTGGGATTAATTCAAGTTGTAATATGGGCTGCCTCAACTAAAGCCCAAAAGGCAGCTGATTCAGCCACCTAAAATACACCACTTGTTTAGTTGAAGATTCTgaaagaaattttctcaccaacTCTCCCTTAATATTTCTATGGATTTGTCAACAAATGGGGTTGCATTTGTGATTCTTTTATCTGTCCAAAGGACTTTTTGGCCAGAGGCGGTGGCACGACTTTTGTGCTCTGAACGTCAAGCTAAAGTCTATCGCTGTTCCGTCAACTGGATTCTACATTTCTTGAAAGGGATAATTTCGTAAACCTGAGGGGAGGTTTCTGACTATGTCACTTAGTTCCCTTGAAGTTtttaaaattacacttaccttcaTTAATTTGACACTTTGGTAACCAAACCTTAAAATAAGGTCAAAAATTTAATTAATGCCTTAAAATGCCCTTATCTTATAAAGTTCAATTCATTCTTCTAAAcaattataaagtaatttaacacaattatacatataaaaaaaaggagtctcaagtttttcatgccactatttgttatttaataatcaactataacaataaaTCTTTTGTTATGACAAGCTATTTTTTATAGTGCTTTATTGGGAATATAGGTTTTTTTTAAAGATTGAGAAGAAAGTGTTACCTTGTGTTTTttaagtttatggattattttttttaattaaatttatggACTTAGTTTAGTGATGGAACTACCATAGTTTGGTAGTGATTTTAGGCCAtttgtttttaattattattgattttgatacaaaaaaagagctacaaaaaaaattggatgatataaaaaatcattaaaaaaattactagttTAACATTTGATCTGTATAGATATTAGCGACAACATTGATAATTTTTCTATGCTTTTAATGAAATAGAAGAgaaaaaataagaaggaaaaaagaaaaaaattataaaatccatCATTTGTATAAACATGGTAGCAAGAGAGTTTTTTTTACAATATTAAGGTTAGCAttgttatttcaaatggataagggaggtaggtgtaatttttaaaaccttaaaGGAGccacatgaaattatcaaaaatctcaggagaggtttctgaaattatcccttgttGAAACGACAACTTTGAGGGGCTAAATCAGAGCATACAACCATAGAAGATCAAATGTTTTTTCGTAGATCCTGATGGGGATTCCCATGTGAAAACAACGTCGTATTGAGAGATAAATTCTAGAGGAGCTCGAGAAGTAAACACGAAATTATTTCTCAAAGCCGCAGCAAATTTTTCCGATATGATCATTGAATGTTCACAGATTTGAATGGCATATACCAAGCAATGCCAGAATTTTGTTTGGCATTCAAAAAAGGTAGTTCGGTTAATTTATGCTGGGTTCCTTCTACTTGCAACTGCCGACTAACATCCAGTTTTTCAGTCCTTTTGGCAAGACTGCCAACAAATATCCATGGAGCGTAATGGGTAGGGAAACTGCATGGCAAACGCTGTCTCAGTAAACATGCCATGAATCTGTGAAACTGGACACGCCTGGAAACCCATCAGtatggaagaaaagaaaaacataagGTAGCCTATAGACCTTCGCAGCCTCATCCTCGGGCAAGACTGCTTTCTAATGCTACAGCAGCGAGTTCCTGTTGGAAGAAAGCACTCGCCACTAAAGTCGCGTCAAAATTGAAGAAGAGGGTCAGTCCTGGAAGTCGCCAATTGACAGTTGATGCCAAGCACGTAGCATGAAGCCCATACAGAAGGCGGCCGCAATTCACAGGAATACCCCAGATACCTTGAACATCATCGTCGTGTGCAGCCAAATTCTAATTGGCACTTTACAATGCAATGAACAAAAATGATTCATGGTCATTTATACATAAACAAATTGTTGCATTAGCCCACAACAGCACACAAGCACGGGATGCACTGCACAACATCATTTATCAACTTGACATGTCACAATGTTGATAAGCTCAATGCATCTAGTCTTTCCTCAAATCCACTTTCAGCTGAATCCTCGGCTTGTTTTCCTTCGATGGTGGCTATGAGGTCATCATCTTTATTTCTTCCATCACCCGCATCTACACAATCCCTAAATCTGAAGCAACTTATGAGATGGTCATTTGTGATTCCAGCCACTTGCATGAATGAGTAGACAACCGTAGGTCCAATTCCTCGAAATCCTCTCCTTACAAGATCTTTGCTGATTGCATCAGCTTTTGACGTCTTAATTGGAACCTGCCTTGGATAGCGAAAATGACCAACTATAGGCTTGTAATTGACAAAACCCCATATATATTTCTCAAAAGACCCAAATTCCTCAATGATCTGCAACATGAGCAAAACAACGAACTCATTAGATGGATTACCATATTATCACTGACTCGCATACAACCCATAAGtgctccttttgttttccagatTGATTGTATAAATAAGGCTATTAAACACTACTATTAAGCAGTGCTGTATCTCTTTGTTTTTCAATATGGTAACAAGTTCTAATTTGGGAATTATTCTTCTGTCTACTATCTCTTttccttacaaaaaaaaaaaaaagaaatggcaagGAATGATTAGTATGAGATGCTAAATATGTTCATTTGTATAAGAAGAACGTAAAATCATGTTTGCAAGAACTGCCTGAAAGTTGAACGTGGAATGCCAATTCTTCCATTCTTTAGGCTACAACTAAACTTCAAGAGTTTACACCACCAACAGTCActttaaaaaaggaaaactatTATTAGCAGATTCTTTCATGCTCAATATGATAAGACAGATTTAAGGCTCCCATTAGGTTCTAATTTGGGTCATCTTTCACAAAGATTTCATTAAATCATCCTGCTTTTAGCATCTACTATAAACATTAACACCTCAAATACACTCATCTTCGAACTGAACACTAATAATTATAACAGCTAGTGAAAAGAAAGATATCACTGTTCAAAAACAGTCATAAAATGATAGAGCTACACAAATATATTAGTACTTACTTTACAAGCTTGGCGTGCATTTTCTACAATTGCACGCAGCTTTAACTCAGATAGAAGCGAACTAGCAGGGCTTCCTGGAGTTGCTATCTTCTTCTCATTTAATTTGGAGACAGCAACTGGATCAAAGTCCTGAAAGACCTCTCTGCATCCAAGCACATTCAATTGCATCAATCACTTAGATGTGAAAACTTTGAACCTGCTATTGTTTACTTTAAAGaaactgatttagctttttctcAGCTACTTCTCAATGCATTTTCTTTTGCCACACCAATATATGCTTTTCAACATTTATGGGAAAAAAATGCCTACGAAAACTTCAACAATTCGTCAAGTTTTAGTACAAATGTTGGACAAGCTAAAGCAAAAAAGAAGAGGACCCTCGTACAAGCATACAAAAATTTTGAGCATCTGCCCAAACATCATAGACTTAGAACCTACCTGAATGTATGCCTTTTATTGAGAATGGTGGGCCATGGAAGTTCAGCCAATGCAGTGGATAGGCTGAGAAATTCAAAAAGCTTCCTGCAAATTGGcaaaaacaatcaaactcaAACTTGAAAGCCCGTCAACTCAAGTTCATGGAACTTTCAAATTGACAAGATAAAAAACAGGGTTTTTTGAGTTTTCTTACTTATCTTCATGAGCTGGCACTCCCCATTCTTCATCGTGAAAGGCAGCATAGGATGGATCTTGTCACAATAAGAAACTAATTAGCAAAAAAGTAAATCAAAGGATGGTATATGCACATAAGAGGACTACGTCAGATTGCAACACACTGACAGTGGAACGAAAAGATGGAGAATAAATGTACATCAAAACAGTTAAAATAGTACCATCATGCATTGCCTTCCTAGTAAAACCTGTTCCTATTCATTGACATAGTGCACATATCCACAAGTAACATCATATTGAGAAACCCAGGCATAAATGAAGCACTAAGATGACTCTTAATATACCAAAAAGAACTGCCCTAAAATGATGCTTCACAATTCCCTGAGATGTCCTAAAAAATAACTAAGTCAGCGGAAAAACAGGACTAGAAATTACATTTAGAATCACATGAAATTAGAAAGTTCATTCATAACAAAATTACTAAAACTCATTTCCATGTGTATCTCACTGCCAGTTGTGAGCATTATACGGAAGCAAACTCGCTTTGACGACACTTTCAATCGCGTGAATTCTAAAACAGCAAAATGGAGGCCAATACATACCCCTTTACAAAGACAAATTACACATTTTCTGTCCTTCATATGCAGCACTCCCATGGTCACATCCCAAACATGTATACTCGCATTATATCAGCTCAAACAAGTAACCTTATCAAACAAAACATCCAGTGAACACTAAAAACGTAACTTTCTatgaaaaattcaaactttttgcTCGACTCTTTGAACAAGCTACACGGAAGGATGCTACACCTAATAAAGCTCAAACTTCTATatatggggaaaaaaaaagaaaagaataaaagcTCAATAATCCTACCAGTATTTGGAGTGACCCAGGCACACCTTTTCTTAGCCACAGAATCATCAGCTAGTCCTACAATAGCTACACTGTCAACCTCAGAACCAACTTTCTCCAATTTCTCAACTTTTGGCCCGCAGTGTTGTTGCTTCCGTCTAATCGGAGTGGGCGTCAAGCTTCTCCTACTAATTTTCCCCGTCGACGCCCGGCTTTGGGAAGAATCCGTCGAAGCGTCCGACGAACAAGAAGCATTCATGGACAAATTCGACCTCATCAAAAACGACTTCACCTCCTGCCGCTGCTGCTGCTGGCTCATAATCGCAGCTGAAGCTCCCCCAAACTTCTTCTTCGGAGACGGGGACAAATCCTTCTCCATCGTGACAGTGGCCGGAGATTTCTTATCCTCTCCTTCCTGCATTTTGTTCACACTACTAATCTTAGGCTTACTCACGGGCTTCCTTAGCTCCAATGCCGATCTCGTCTTGTTACCCGCCGGTCCGAGCACCGGGCGGACCTCCGACTCGGCATGGTTCATCGATCTCACTCGCGGCGGCCCAGACATTTCCTCTAATTC
It includes:
- the LOC140005148 gene encoding probable WRKY transcription factor 40 yields the protein MEYTSLVDTSLDLNIKPLRLLDDGLKQEVQSNLIGGTAAPVNEEAGALVEELNRVSAENKKLTEMLTVLCENYNALRNHLMDYMSKNPGTDNNNGSRKRKSESTTTNNNNDTIIDAATNGPSESSSSDEASCKKPREEHIKAKISRVYARTEPSDTSLIVKDGYQWRKYGQKVTRDNPSPRAYFKCSFAPTCPVKKKVQRSVEDQSILVATYEGEHNHPHPSKMDQTPPNSTRCVTLGSVPCSTSLSSSGPTITLDLTKPKSHEETRNSSTRKVNSPEIQQYIIEQMASSLTKDPSFKAALAAAISGKFLQHNQTEKW
- the LOC140005149 gene encoding uncharacterized protein; translated protein: MSGPPRVRSMNHAESEVRPVLGPAGNKTRSALELRKPVSKPKISSVNKMQEGEDKKSPATVTMEKDLSPSPKKKFGGASAAIMSQQQQRQEVKSFLMRSNLSMNASCSSDASTDSSQSRASTGKISRRSLTPTPIRRKQQHCGPKVEKLEKVGSEVDSVAIVGLADDSVAKKRCAWVTPNTDPSYAAFHDEEWGVPAHEDKKLFEFLSLSTALAELPWPTILNKRHTFREVFQDFDPVAVSKLNEKKIATPGSPASSLLSELKLRAIVENARQACKIIEEFGSFEKYIWGFVNYKPIVGHFRYPRQVPIKTSKADAISKDLVRRGFRGIGPTVVYSFMQVAGITNDHLISCFRFRDCVDAGDGRNKDDDLIATIEGKQAEDSAESGFEERLDALSLSTL